In a genomic window of Occallatibacter riparius:
- a CDS encoding YceH family protein, with protein MPNEPFVLTAAQARVLGSLVEKEVTTPDYYPLSLNALMNACNQRSNREPVMDLDEDAVRQALHGLEDLRLAGRARGADSRVTKYEHWLGEAFNFSRAETALMCVLLLRGPQTPGELRGRTERLHRFEEISDVVAGLEKLMQREPALVAVLPRQAGSREARYAQLLSGAVSGTAGSVGPEVSVVSSPEHDERIAQLEASVEELRKEVAELRKKIEDLFG; from the coding sequence ATGCCGAATGAGCCGTTTGTTCTGACCGCTGCGCAGGCCCGGGTGCTCGGGTCGCTCGTCGAAAAGGAAGTGACCACGCCGGATTACTATCCGCTGAGCCTGAATGCGTTGATGAATGCGTGCAATCAGCGGTCGAACCGCGAGCCGGTGATGGACCTAGATGAGGATGCTGTGCGGCAGGCGCTGCATGGGTTGGAGGATCTGCGGCTGGCGGGACGGGCGCGCGGGGCGGACAGCCGCGTGACTAAATATGAGCACTGGCTGGGCGAGGCCTTCAACTTTTCGCGTGCGGAGACGGCATTGATGTGCGTGCTGCTGCTGAGGGGGCCGCAAACGCCGGGCGAGCTGCGCGGGCGGACGGAGCGGTTGCATCGATTCGAAGAGATCAGCGATGTGGTTGCGGGCCTCGAGAAGCTGATGCAGCGCGAGCCGGCGCTGGTGGCAGTGCTGCCGCGGCAGGCGGGGTCGCGGGAGGCTCGGTATGCGCAGTTGCTGTCGGGGGCGGTTTCGGGGACGGCGGGGTCTGTGGGGCCTGAGGTGAGCGTGGTTTCCAGCCCGGAGCACGACGAGCGGATAGCGCAGTTGGAGGCTTCGGTGGAGGAGTTGCGCAAAGAAGTCGCGGAGTTGCGGAAGAAGATTGAGGATTTGTTTGGGTAG
- the ndk gene encoding nucleoside-diphosphate kinase — translation MAQRTFSIVKPDAVRNGHTGAILAEIEKAGFKIVSIKKQSISQDQAKGFYAVHKERPFFEGLTKFMSSGPIVLMVLEKDNAIADLRKLMGATNPANAEEGTIRKKFATDIEQNAIHGSDAEETAAFEIGYWFAGYELV, via the coding sequence GTGGCGCAGCGCACATTCAGCATCGTCAAGCCCGACGCGGTCCGCAACGGACACACCGGAGCCATCCTCGCCGAGATCGAGAAGGCCGGTTTCAAAATCGTATCCATCAAAAAGCAGTCCATCTCCCAGGACCAGGCCAAGGGCTTCTACGCTGTCCACAAGGAGCGCCCCTTCTTTGAAGGCCTCACCAAATTCATGTCTTCTGGCCCCATCGTCCTCATGGTTCTTGAGAAGGACAATGCAATCGCCGACCTTCGCAAGCTCATGGGCGCAACCAACCCGGCCAACGCCGAAGAAGGCACCATCCGCAAGAAGTTCGCCACCGACATCGAGCAGAACGCCATCCACGGCTCCGACGCCGAGGAAACCGCCGCCTTCGAAATCGGCTACTGGTTCGCCGGCTACGAACTCGTCTAA
- a CDS encoding glycoside hydrolase family 125 protein: MKLRFLLCLAVAHVALAQNAVPVKLASSDVIPTGNEWIALPTIRAVDGAIDNFNVLSMRDRGLLEVTGGGGQPVLEPYFAIDGKPLEFRNPEWTLHSWWIPKATLTKDGITATLMWCAPPGVRAAFLSLTITNNKTSATKVTLGLRARFGALNRVTYTPVELKGELRGAPAPWTGGSGEVFSFVTSDTHFAWTLLHPGSQADVNGPPVTSGPSSDTSQTLTLEPGKTAEAHFAIGVGLEEYSATQSAKALAETIDREGVKGVLNDAATWFLRRTRTTGRADLDMLMNRNLLFTRMYAWGKALDTEQVVGITSRSPRYYVSAAYWDRDAMLWSFPALLDTDPDMARSALEYALSVQLRNTGTHSRFIDGVVLEDGLELDEADAPVTALYAYLAATADFAFIKKHRADLDFLQRNILTNFVPETGLFITLHDPQDEYRKQGYSTYDNALTWLALKDLSQIYGRLGDAATSRDMAARADALHAAILKLCVTQNAPGADGPILVSATDGSPASKDPILADVPPGSLLKLPFLGFVSEDDRIFQRTYRWLHSPNYQWSYSDQPFGLPGSYRLPFTTSWSVADHLRLKSGRDQAMKILLGSDWDGGIITEGVSASTGKADQAGRAFATAAGYVADAICTAFCSPPATAASTR; encoded by the coding sequence ATGAAATTGCGGTTCCTGCTTTGCCTTGCTGTAGCGCACGTAGCTCTGGCGCAAAACGCGGTTCCCGTAAAGCTCGCTTCGTCGGACGTCATCCCCACCGGCAACGAGTGGATTGCTCTGCCCACCATCCGCGCCGTCGATGGCGCCATCGACAACTTCAACGTGCTCTCCATGCGCGATCGCGGATTGCTCGAAGTCACCGGCGGCGGCGGCCAACCAGTGCTCGAGCCCTACTTCGCAATCGACGGTAAGCCGCTCGAATTCCGCAACCCCGAGTGGACGCTGCACTCCTGGTGGATTCCGAAAGCAACGCTAACCAAAGATGGAATCACCGCGACTCTCATGTGGTGCGCGCCTCCAGGCGTGCGCGCCGCGTTTCTCAGCCTGACCATCACCAACAACAAGACCTCTGCGACAAAGGTCACGCTCGGTTTGCGCGCCCGCTTCGGCGCTCTCAATCGCGTCACCTACACGCCCGTTGAATTAAAAGGCGAACTGCGAGGCGCACCCGCTCCCTGGACCGGCGGCTCAGGCGAAGTCTTCTCCTTCGTCACGTCTGACACGCATTTCGCGTGGACCCTCCTGCATCCCGGCTCCCAAGCCGACGTGAACGGCCCGCCGGTCACCAGCGGCCCCTCTTCTGACACCTCCCAGACCCTCACCCTCGAACCCGGAAAAACAGCAGAGGCACACTTCGCTATCGGCGTCGGCCTCGAGGAGTACTCGGCCACGCAATCCGCAAAGGCTCTCGCCGAGACCATCGACCGCGAAGGCGTCAAGGGGGTTCTCAACGACGCAGCAACGTGGTTCTTACGGCGCACGCGCACAACGGGCCGTGCCGATCTCGACATGCTGATGAACCGCAACCTCCTCTTCACCCGCATGTATGCCTGGGGCAAGGCGCTCGACACCGAACAGGTAGTCGGCATCACCTCGCGCAGCCCGCGCTATTACGTCTCCGCGGCCTACTGGGACCGCGACGCCATGTTGTGGAGCTTCCCCGCGCTCCTCGACACCGACCCCGACATGGCCCGCTCCGCCCTCGAGTATGCCCTCTCCGTGCAGCTGCGCAACACCGGCACGCACAGCCGCTTCATCGACGGCGTCGTGCTCGAAGACGGACTCGAACTCGACGAAGCCGATGCCCCCGTCACCGCGCTCTACGCTTATCTCGCAGCCACGGCAGACTTCGCCTTCATCAAAAAGCATCGCGCTGATTTGGATTTCCTGCAGCGGAACATCCTGACCAACTTCGTGCCCGAGACGGGTCTATTCATCACGCTCCACGATCCCCAGGATGAGTACCGCAAGCAGGGCTATTCGACATACGACAACGCACTCACATGGCTCGCTCTCAAGGATCTATCCCAGATCTACGGGCGTCTCGGCGACGCAGCAACGAGCCGCGACATGGCCGCGCGAGCCGATGCCTTACACGCCGCCATCCTGAAACTCTGCGTCACCCAAAACGCCCCCGGCGCCGACGGCCCCATCCTCGTATCGGCCACCGATGGCTCCCCGGCCAGTAAAGACCCCATCCTCGCCGACGTCCCTCCCGGCTCGCTCCTCAAGCTTCCATTCCTCGGCTTCGTCTCCGAAGACGACCGCATCTTTCAGCGCACGTATCGCTGGCTTCACTCGCCCAACTATCAGTGGTCTTACAGCGACCAGCCCTTCGGCCTCCCCGGTTCCTACCGTCTGCCGTTCACAACCTCGTGGAGCGTCGCCGACCATCTGCGCCTTAAATCCGGTCGCGACCAGGCGATGAAAATACTCCTCGGCAGCGACTGGGATGGCGGCATCATCACGGAAGGCGTCAGCGCCTCAACCGGCAAAGCAGACCAGGCCGGCCGCGCCTTCGCCACCGCCGCCGGCTACGTAGCCGACGCCATCTGCACCGCCTTCTGCAGCCCTCCGGCCACTGCCGCCTCGACCCGATAA
- a CDS encoding alkaline phosphatase family protein, which produces MKLIPLQSICLRSGTAILAGLQVFAGLPTPALAQASQSTDAKTTSPIKHVIVIIGENRTFDHVFATYKPKGDQHVDNLLSKHIINADGTPGPHYWRAHQDKAIDMQPEDYEMPIPYGKSPYKVLPPPLVGGPTKPYISSLAEAKAIENGLPDDQYYTYLTTGGTGLPAKTIDTRIPNATSLPPGPFQLTPGVPYDAYAASPVHRFYQMWQQLDCNPWRATRWNNSGCQSDLFPWVEVTVGAGSNGKPQPSGFNDMSTGEGSTSMGFYNVQQGDAPYLKYLADNYAMSDNFHQAGSGGTGINHILLGYSDDIYFSDPQGNPATPPANQIENPNPQPGTNNYYTQDGYSGGSYSNCSDPNAPGASEILQYEANLPYHIDPKCQQGAYYILNNYNPGYFGNGNVAYGDPKTTAFTIPPVTTRNIGNALLDKNISFKYYGDQWNRYVNDPYGQDPTDIYCNICNFLQYSTSFMTDPAVRDAHIQDTTNLYSDIQNGTLPAVSWVKPSGLLDGHPASSKLDLYEGFVKKIVDMVQSNKDLWSSTAIFVTFDEGGGYYDSGYVQPVDFFGDGSRVPMIVVSPFTQAGHISHEYTDHVSLNKFIERNWRLKPVTMRSRDNLPNPRVDDNNPYVPTNSPAIGDMFDLFDFGGHNHGPDHGQDHGHGMGR; this is translated from the coding sequence ATGAAACTGATCCCCCTTCAGTCCATCTGCCTCAGGAGCGGCACAGCGATTCTGGCTGGGCTGCAAGTGTTTGCGGGCCTTCCCACGCCCGCTCTCGCGCAAGCCTCTCAAAGCACCGACGCAAAGACCACATCACCCATCAAGCACGTCATCGTGATCATCGGCGAGAACCGCACCTTCGATCATGTCTTCGCCACTTACAAGCCAAAGGGGGATCAGCACGTCGATAACCTGCTCTCCAAACACATCATCAACGCCGACGGCACTCCGGGCCCGCACTACTGGCGAGCCCACCAGGACAAAGCAATCGACATGCAACCAGAGGACTACGAGATGCCGATCCCCTATGGCAAGAGTCCTTACAAGGTGCTTCCTCCCCCTCTCGTCGGCGGCCCCACCAAGCCTTACATCTCCTCGCTGGCTGAAGCGAAAGCAATCGAGAACGGCCTGCCCGACGATCAGTACTACACCTATCTCACAACCGGCGGCACCGGCCTTCCCGCAAAGACCATCGACACCCGCATCCCCAATGCCACCAGCCTGCCTCCTGGCCCCTTCCAGCTCACGCCCGGCGTGCCTTATGACGCCTACGCGGCCAGCCCCGTGCACCGCTTCTATCAAATGTGGCAACAGCTCGACTGCAATCCCTGGCGCGCCACGCGCTGGAACAACAGCGGCTGCCAGTCCGATCTCTTCCCATGGGTTGAAGTTACCGTTGGCGCTGGTTCCAACGGCAAACCCCAGCCCTCCGGCTTCAACGACATGAGCACCGGCGAAGGCTCCACGTCCATGGGCTTCTACAACGTGCAGCAGGGTGACGCGCCTTACCTCAAGTACCTCGCCGACAACTATGCGATGAGCGACAACTTCCACCAGGCAGGGAGCGGCGGAACAGGCATCAATCACATCCTGCTCGGCTATAGCGACGACATTTACTTCAGCGACCCGCAAGGCAATCCCGCCACGCCTCCCGCAAATCAGATCGAGAATCCCAACCCGCAGCCCGGCACCAACAACTACTACACGCAGGATGGTTACAGCGGCGGCAGCTACTCCAACTGCTCCGATCCGAATGCGCCCGGCGCTTCCGAGATCCTGCAGTACGAAGCCAACCTGCCCTATCACATCGATCCCAAGTGCCAGCAGGGCGCCTATTACATCCTCAACAACTACAACCCCGGATACTTCGGCAACGGCAACGTGGCCTACGGCGATCCCAAGACGACCGCATTCACCATCCCGCCGGTCACCACGCGCAACATCGGCAATGCGCTGCTTGATAAGAACATCTCGTTCAAGTACTACGGCGACCAGTGGAATCGCTACGTGAACGATCCCTACGGTCAGGATCCCACTGACATTTACTGCAACATCTGCAACTTCCTTCAGTACTCCACCTCGTTCATGACCGATCCTGCGGTGCGCGACGCGCATATCCAGGACACCACCAATCTCTACAGCGATATCCAGAACGGCACGCTACCCGCAGTCTCCTGGGTAAAGCCCAGCGGCCTGCTCGATGGCCACCCGGCCTCATCGAAGCTCGACCTCTACGAGGGCTTCGTCAAAAAGATCGTCGACATGGTGCAGTCCAACAAGGACCTCTGGTCCAGCACCGCAATCTTCGTCACCTTCGACGAAGGCGGCGGCTACTATGACTCCGGCTACGTGCAGCCCGTCGACTTCTTCGGCGACGGCTCCCGCGTGCCCATGATCGTGGTCTCGCCCTTCACGCAGGCCGGCCACATCTCGCACGAATACACTGACCACGTCTCCCTCAATAAATTCATAGAACGCAACTGGCGGCTGAAGCCGGTAACCATGCGCAGCCGCGACAATCTGCCCAACCCGCGCGTCGACGACAACAACCCGTACGTGCCCACAAACTCTCCCGCCATCGGCGACATGTTCGACCTCTTCGACTTCGGCGGCCACAATCACGGCCCCGATCATGGTCAGGATCACGGCCACGGCATGGGTCGCTGA
- a CDS encoding M13 family metallopeptidase produces MVSPLFGQDSTSSPSGSQTTASPSELKVFDSSLLDTTVDPCDNFYKFSCNGWFKKNPLPADQTSYGRFTELYELNRLHLRQILETAAAAGPELRSSNEQKIGDEYASCMDTEAINKTGITPLKPELDRVAALKSMKDLPELLGHLHRSGVSAFFAMSSNQDFADASQVILFYFASGLGLPERDYYTRTDAKSVEQRKQYVAHVTKMLTLAGEPEAQAGKDAQTVLDLETRLAKTSLTITEQRDPHNLDHPTTVAALDNDLSHFSLAEYNRAARTPISGKANDNEPKFMAEFNRILADTPLDEVKTYLRWHVIHAYAGTSMPEAFETESWNFYAHILNGAEKQQERWKRCTSRVDREMGEALGQVYVAKYFPPEAKDRALTMTISIEDAMGKDIGSLDWMSAETKAKAKEKLKTVMNKVGYPDKWRDYSKLEIVRGDPFGNQQRVRQFNFDREIAKIGKPVDKAEWYMSPPTVNAYYDPQQNNVNFPAGYFQPPFFSDKEDDAANYGDMGSTVGHELTHGFDDEGRQYDKDGNLKDWWTKNDEKDFNDRAECMVKQYDAIEAVPGVHLNGKLTLGENLADLGGLWLAWIAWQDKANAAHIDMDDKTDGYTPEQRFWIAYAQQWCTQTRPEQLRTQAQTDPHAPDEYRSNVVLSDLPEFAKSFSCKKGSKMVAEKPCRIW; encoded by the coding sequence ATGGTTTCTCCTCTGTTTGGGCAGGACAGCACGTCTTCGCCGTCAGGCTCACAGACAACGGCTTCGCCCTCTGAGTTGAAGGTGTTTGATTCTTCGCTGCTCGATACGACGGTAGACCCGTGCGATAACTTCTACAAGTTCAGTTGCAATGGCTGGTTCAAGAAGAATCCGCTGCCGGCGGATCAGACTTCGTATGGGCGGTTCACGGAGCTCTATGAGCTGAATCGCCTGCATCTGAGGCAGATATTGGAAACCGCGGCGGCGGCCGGCCCGGAGTTGCGCAGTTCGAACGAGCAGAAGATCGGCGACGAATATGCGAGCTGCATGGATACGGAGGCAATCAACAAGACTGGGATCACGCCGCTTAAGCCAGAACTGGATCGCGTGGCCGCGCTGAAGTCGATGAAGGATTTGCCGGAGTTGCTGGGGCACCTGCATCGCTCGGGCGTGAGCGCGTTTTTCGCGATGAGCTCGAACCAAGACTTTGCCGATGCGAGCCAGGTGATCTTGTTTTATTTCGCATCGGGGCTGGGCCTGCCGGAGCGCGATTATTACACGCGCACGGATGCCAAGTCCGTGGAGCAGCGCAAGCAGTACGTGGCGCACGTGACGAAGATGTTGACGCTAGCAGGCGAGCCCGAGGCGCAGGCGGGGAAAGATGCACAGACGGTGCTCGATCTGGAGACGCGGCTCGCGAAGACGTCACTGACGATCACTGAGCAGCGCGATCCGCATAATCTGGATCACCCGACCACCGTTGCAGCGCTGGATAACGATCTGTCGCATTTCTCGCTGGCCGAGTACAACCGCGCGGCGCGGACGCCGATCAGCGGGAAGGCGAATGACAACGAGCCAAAGTTCATGGCGGAGTTTAACCGCATCCTGGCGGACACTCCGCTGGATGAGGTGAAGACCTATCTGCGGTGGCATGTGATCCATGCATACGCGGGGACGTCGATGCCTGAGGCGTTTGAGACGGAGAGCTGGAATTTCTACGCACACATTTTGAATGGCGCGGAGAAGCAGCAGGAACGATGGAAGCGCTGCACGAGCCGGGTGGATCGCGAGATGGGCGAGGCGCTGGGGCAGGTGTATGTGGCAAAGTACTTCCCGCCCGAGGCGAAGGACCGTGCGCTGACCATGACGATTTCGATTGAAGACGCGATGGGCAAGGACATTGGCTCGCTGGACTGGATGAGCGCGGAGACGAAGGCCAAGGCGAAGGAAAAGTTGAAGACGGTGATGAACAAGGTCGGGTATCCCGACAAGTGGCGCGACTACTCGAAGCTGGAGATTGTGCGAGGCGATCCATTCGGCAATCAGCAGCGCGTGCGGCAGTTCAACTTCGACCGCGAGATCGCGAAGATCGGCAAGCCGGTGGACAAGGCGGAGTGGTATATGTCGCCGCCGACGGTGAATGCGTACTACGATCCGCAGCAGAATAATGTGAACTTCCCGGCGGGATATTTCCAGCCGCCATTTTTCAGTGACAAGGAAGACGACGCGGCGAACTATGGGGACATGGGATCGACAGTGGGGCATGAGCTCACGCATGGCTTCGACGACGAGGGCCGGCAGTATGACAAGGACGGCAACCTCAAGGACTGGTGGACCAAGAACGACGAGAAAGACTTCAACGACCGCGCCGAGTGCATGGTGAAGCAGTATGACGCGATTGAGGCGGTTCCCGGGGTGCATCTGAATGGGAAGCTGACGCTGGGAGAGAATCTCGCCGATCTGGGCGGCCTGTGGCTGGCGTGGATTGCGTGGCAGGACAAGGCGAATGCCGCGCACATCGACATGGACGACAAGACGGACGGCTACACGCCCGAGCAGCGCTTCTGGATTGCTTATGCGCAGCAGTGGTGCACGCAGACGCGGCCGGAGCAGTTGCGGACGCAGGCGCAAACTGATCCGCATGCGCCGGATGAGTATCGCAGTAACGTAGTGCTCAGCGATCTGCCGGAATTTGCGAAGAGCTTCAGTTGCAAGAAGGGCAGCAAGATGGTGGCGGAAAAGCCGTGCCGCATTTGGTAA